One window from the genome of Aeromonas sp. FDAARGOS 1405 encodes:
- a CDS encoding Preprotein translocase subunit SecY, with amino-acid sequence MTTQDSSTLRYPKGWFALTTVYSFTGLAILASIIFSLLLFLSIDDNPLMKWLFGGLAIIFELGKFYVWYEYGERKARRDLSGAFWSLLFYSVLAAISIGGSIGGINSATNTVLSQQARHERELARFDEQIASIERQIQLNEEAARKYIELERISSGVSSLQHANTKLRLQQDELRQQRDAKPVNEQSSMLGLMSSLADGVGMSISQVQFLLVCFLSVLLDVFGAFFVSLIGEENRFRRMWRWQQEQARREAQAALAMAAQPEPIMPPEPAPEVLAQVRGALVSGELKCSKRSVAQALSLSLEEVDRVFHHLLSQGVLGQGSNRHYYLNPALEQQAG; translated from the coding sequence ATGACCACACAGGACTCCTCCACATTGCGCTACCCCAAGGGGTGGTTTGCTCTGACGACGGTATACAGTTTCACCGGGTTGGCTATTCTGGCCTCCATTATCTTCTCCCTGCTGCTGTTCCTCTCCATCGATGACAACCCGCTGATGAAGTGGCTGTTCGGCGGCTTGGCCATCATCTTCGAGCTGGGCAAGTTTTATGTCTGGTACGAGTACGGCGAGCGCAAGGCGCGGCGGGATCTGAGTGGCGCTTTCTGGTCGCTGTTGTTCTACAGCGTGCTGGCGGCCATCTCCATCGGCGGTAGTATTGGTGGCATCAACAGCGCCACCAATACGGTACTGAGCCAGCAGGCGCGCCACGAACGGGAACTGGCCCGTTTCGACGAGCAGATCGCCAGCATCGAGCGGCAGATCCAGCTCAACGAGGAGGCGGCCCGCAAATATATCGAGCTGGAGCGGATCTCCAGTGGCGTCTCCTCGTTGCAGCACGCCAATACCAAGCTGCGCTTGCAGCAGGATGAGCTGCGTCAGCAGCGCGATGCCAAGCCGGTCAACGAACAATCCTCCATGTTGGGGCTGATGAGCAGTCTGGCGGACGGGGTGGGGATGAGCATCAGTCAGGTGCAGTTCCTGCTGGTCTGCTTCCTCTCGGTGTTGCTCGACGTGTTCGGCGCCTTTTTCGTCAGTCTGATCGGCGAGGAAAACCGCTTTCGCCGGATGTGGCGCTGGCAGCAGGAGCAAGCTCGCAGAGAGGCGCAGGCAGCGTTGGCGATGGCTGCCCAGCCCGAGCCCATCATGCCCCCCGAGCCCGCCCCCGAGGTGCTGGCGCAGGTGCGCGGTGCGCTGGTGAGCGGTGAGCTCAAGTGCAGCAAGCGCTCGGTGGCACAGGCGTTGTCACTCTCGCTGGAGGAGGTGGATCGAGTGTTCCACCATCTGCTGTCGCAAGGGGTGTTGGGGCAGGGGAGCAATCGCCACTACTACCTCAATCCGGCGCTGGAGCAGCAAGCCGGATAG